The following are from one region of the Syngnathus acus chromosome 10, fSynAcu1.2, whole genome shotgun sequence genome:
- the zgc:194930 gene encoding uncharacterized protein zgc:194930 produces MGCQCCRMMKSYISDPSAAVDVRKTDTLYRTHNLSDGALRGRSQGAHHSEKEGFHNLAYTISSDSNLRLEVDNNHVNYRLHAVPPPSNQPHQRASAPPADGGLYIIQPDALGPQWVIQDKHQSQVPVYPAFQAYDNQRVFGGLRPWDSPVTQCVTTNGSLSADEVDEGVGGTPEYPCDTGDEESVFSVDIQTSTASLWSADTRNERRSKAADVSTVESGIVVTKSEDEEEEGRNEAGSVTDSMVAEALAALEAATAGEDEE; encoded by the exons ATGGGGTGTCAATGCTGCCGGATGATGAAAAG TTACATCTCCGATCCATCGGCGGCGGTGGATGTGAGGAAGACAGACACCCTCTACCGAACGCACAACCTCTCAGATGGGGCCCTCAGGGGCCGCTCACAAGGAGCCCACCACTCGGAGAAGGAGGGCTTCCACAACCTGGCCTACACCATCTCCAGCGACAGCAACCTCAGACTGGAGGTGGACAACAACCACGTCAACTACAGGCTCCACGCCGTGCCGCCGCCCAGCAACCAGCCGCACCAACGGGCCAGCGCTCCCCCAGCGGATGGCGGACTCTATATCATCCAACCGGACGCTCTGGGGCCACAATGGGTGATCCAGGATAAACACCAAAGTCAGGTGCCGGTGTACCCCGCCTTTCAGGCCTACGACAACCAGAGGGTCTTTGGCGGGCTGAGACCTTGGGACAGCCCCGTCACCCAGTGCGTGACCACCAACGGGAGCCTGTCGGCGGACGAGGTAGACGAAGGCGTCGGGGGGACACCCGAGTACCCCTGCGACACCGGGGACGAAGAGAGCGTCTTTTCGGTGGACATCCAGACCAGCACCGCCAGCCTGTGGTCGGCCGACACCAGAAACGAGCGAAGATCCAAGGCGGCGGACGTGTCCACGGTTGAGAGCGGCATCGTTGTGACAAAGAGCGAGGACGAAGAGGAAGAAGGCCGAAACGAGGCGGGGAGCGTCACGGACTCCATGGTGGCAGAGGCGCTCGCCGCCCTGGAGGCCGCCACGGCCGGGGAGGATGAGGAGTGA